CACGCAAAGTAACCACTCTTCGAGCAGATCTCACAGTCGTCCGAGTCTTCGCACCAGAAACACGGTATCTGTCCAGTGCCCGCGCAATCCGTACAATCATAGCGGTAGAAGACGGAGCCCGCATACCCGAGTTCGGGCAGGCCGCATTTGCTGCAGAGGGTCTCTCCCCAAGCCATTGTCTGTGGTGGTAAGCTGGAGACTTGATGCAGTTAGTGCCGGCGTAGTCGAGCCAAGGGCGCCGGTATGGCATAGGTGTATAACGtaggagaggagaggagaggagaggagataGGCCATACCTTTGCGGTATCGACGTGGTTGTAATGCGCGTACTTGGTAAAAGCCGATACTAGGGCAATTCCGAACAATCGAACAACTGTGAGATGGAAAGCTGTAGCTCATAGAATAGGCTTGAGAACTGCAGAACTGCAGGACACCAGGGCAAAGCACGAAAGTCTGGCATTCATATACCCGTCGCCAAGGACGGCACTGCTGACATTCGGCGGAGGTACACCCGTCTATAAATGAAGAGGCTTCAGGCGTCCAGGTACAGTGACTTTCTGTTCGCTGATGGTTATCCCTCGACATGAGGCTCGGAGCTGCGGCGGAAGAGACGCGGGGTTGTAGGTAGGGTTCTGCATATTCTCAGCCTCAGGCGAGCCGCCAAGTCGACTGCAGGACGAAAGCCTTATCTTGAATTCAGTGTATAACCTCGCTAGCCAAGCTTATCAGCTTACAGGGACCTCAAATCAGCCTCGCCAACAGAGTATGATAACGCCAAGGCGCTTTACCAGGAAGGCGCTGAAAGCCTGCAAAGGTACCGTACCTCTATCTAGGTATCTGTATTCCTACAAGGTAAACACTATGGAACGAAAACAAAGGCACCGGATGTTTATTATAAGATTGTTTGCTAAGCTTCTCTACTTAGACCGGGTATCTGTTTGTGACTGGAGAATATAGCCATTGTGATTAACCTCGTCAACTGGTCTAAGCCACCAAAAGCCAGAGCAGAGACCCAACCGCAACACCAAAGAACCCAGGAGCCTGCATCTGAGCCCCGTTCGTCGGctcggcatcctcctcatcagacGTAGGCGTAGAGGTAGCACCCGTAGTCGAAGTAGCATTCGAAGCAGAGGTCGACGCCGCGGTGGAAgtagaggcagaggcagaggtggaggtagaggtagaGGCAGAGGTaacagaagaagagctcGCCTCATCCCCCTCATTAATGCAGTACAACCCCTGGTCATCGAAATCATCGCAGTCAAGGCCGGGATTCAGCTCCTTGAGCGTGTCAAGCGAGATATGCCAGTTGTCGGCAAACGATTCGCAGGTATCGCCTAGGCTGGCGCCCGTGGCGAAGCCGGCGCAGTCGTCGCGGCGGACATGGCTGGTAGCGAGGGCAGGCAGGACGAGGCAGAGGGCGAGGGTGGTGAGGTTAAGAGAGATCATTTTGGCGATCAAATCGGTAATGAGCGAATGCCGAGAACGAGCGACTGGTAGAGATAAGGTGGGATCGGAAGAAAGAGTGGATGGGTCGATCGATCAGCTGGCGATGACGGGAGATGGGCGGTCTTATATGCCCCTTTTCTGTCTTTAGCTCGTCAGGGACTTCGATAGTTCGCAACCTCATTGGATCCGGACTGAGATTACATGGACTCTGCCTGATATTGCAAGGCTTGCTGCTAGCGTGGACCGAACAGGGCTGATGAGTGGTCCGGAGGTCAAAAGAGCCTAAGCTGGTACCAGGTCGGATGAATAGAGGCCTAGACTGTGTGGTATTGACTGAGTTAAGGCTAGCGATGGCTCCGCAATACGGCCCCGGATGCCCCCGATatcttggaagttggaaaaACAGCCGAGGCTTAAGCTATAAATACTTTGGGGCGAAAGTCAGTTCATTCGATATcatttattaaatagagaAAGAtagtacatacgaccacagggtgaGGAAAatagggcttcccgtccgctcagccgtactcAAGCCtcacgccggctggttagtagtatggtgggtgaccacgtgcgaatcccagctgttgtatgtttcgTCTTTTTTTTGGACGAGCAACGAGCATTGTCTTCATATGGGAGAGTTAGTTTTGTTGTTTGTGGTGGTAGGGGTTATGACTGGACTTCGGCCGGACTTGAGGCCCCTGGGAGCCAGCATCAGTTAGCCCCTTCTAGGGCAGCACATGTCACAATCATATTTGAATGGAGTAATTCCTGTTGAGAACCCTGGAACAACCAAATTCTAGCCCTTATTGCACAGTGCGTATTCGTCACCTTCATTCCATTCTCCGGAGCTTCGAGGACCTCCTATCTATTGCCTCCAAATCCCGCTTGTACCTCTCCGAGTGTTTCTTGTGTAGGTCCTTGCGTCCAAAGACTCTCCTTGTTCGATCCTCTAGTGCATTCAGGCTGTCATCCTCGGGGTCCGGTTCCTTGTACTTATCCTCGAGGGCTTCCACATCCCATTTGTACTTTTGCGAGGACTCCTCATGCAGCCTCTCGCGTTCCATACGTCTCTCTGCACGGGCTTCTATATCCTCGATACTGTAAAATTCGGTGAACTCGTCCACGTTCACCTGACTATGCCAGGTCGGCCGTGCATCGCTCTGTTGCTTCTGCGCCGTACGGTCTGGGCGAGGTGCTTGGATCTTGGAGTTTTCTAGGCGATTTCTCGAAATTTTGGATGCCTGTTCCATGAGCACCCGCTTTATGGTAGCCGCCACCGTTTTCTGCGAAACTTGAAACGACTTGAGGGGATCCAGGGCCTCCGTACATGTATTACAAACCTCTGGAAGCTGGTCGCGCTGCCTTTGGTCTGTCTCATTAGAACTGGTATTGTGAGAAGGATCACAGTCTGGGGCGAAGGCCATGTTCTTTGCGCAGTAGATACAGCAAGTAATTCCCTGTCGTCTCTTCTGCCTTGCAATTGCAGTCCATTCCTGTGCTTCGCCCGTGATGTATTCCCTTACAAACTCATGCCTTGCCTTCTCGTAAGGCACTCCGCCCCGCTTTTGGCCAGGGTCATGCCAGGGAAAATATTCACGGCGGAACATAATTTGCCCCGTGTCTGTAGGTCCTCGTGGCGAGCCTTGCCTGACGGGAAACCCCCCGATCAAAAAGTTACTCCATTGCGAAAAGCTCTCCAGCTTGACACCAGTGTCATAGAAGAGACCATACGATCGTTCCAAGTTCCACCTGGGTGCCCTTCTGTACATCTGCTCTGCTCTCGGTCTGAGGGTGCCGGGATCCCTTGTTGTATGGTAGACATCGTAGTTCTCGAAAGTTGTCTTGACAATGTGGGCGAGCTCAGCTTTTTCAGGGGCTGGTTGACCATCGCGCACTATATAGACGCAGATCTTTGCAGGGTTTCTTCGTGACATTGCCAGAGCCTGGGGGCAGCGGCCCCCGTGGATGAGTACCGCGCCCTGGTCTGAAACGTGCAAAGCATCATCCACAAGCAATGGGCCCTTATAACCTTGCCGTTCTGTCTGCGTATCTAAGCATTTGGAAACTTTCAGAAATGGCAGCTCGGGCTCCAGGTCGCCTCCCTTGTGGACTTTGTATGTGCTGCTGACGAGTTCCCAAATGATCGGTTGGCTCTTTTTGAACAAGCAGGAGCTGTCGATAGAGCCTACGCGCCTTGTGATACACGCCAGCAGGTTATGCCGAGCTGGGGCATCCTTCAGGGGAGCGATCCGATCAACAATATCCATGTTCTCTTTAGCGTGCAAAGGCTCGCTTGCCTTGCCCCGTCCAGCTTTCAGCCCCGACTCTTTGATAAGGACCTCCAAAGCATCTTCTGCTACGGCGATTAGACTCAAGTCGCGCACCTGGCCCCATGATGGAGAAAGGTAGTACACTGTTTGATGAGCAGTGTAGAGCTTGGTTCCTCTCATGCTAAGTATCCTGCTAAGTCTCGAATGGCCCGTCCATGCCTCCTCAATTGCGTCGATTCTGTCAATATTTGGTACTTTTGCGCTGGCGTCCCGCAAGTGAAGCGCCTCCAATAGCTTGCGGATAAAGCCTGCTCGCGTGCTCCCTTTCACGGATCGAAGTAACGTGTGGACGTTGTCAgcggtgatgatgatggacaGGAACCGGGATTCAATACCGCTGATGTGACGAACAGCGCCCAGCTGGGAGTCGAGATccctgaagctggagttgaAGTTGTCTTCGTACTGGAAGTCGGAATGTGTTTCGAAAGAAAGGCTCATGTCTCCGGTAGAAAAgatgtcggtgtcggtgaagACGGTGGCGACTTCCTCATCGGGAAATTGGAGGATCCTCAGCTCAGTCAGGACAGCTGGCCTATAGACATCTCTTGCCCAATCTGCAAGAAAATCGACAATCAGAAACAACTGGATGGCATCGTCTCGGTTGGTGATGCAGCCCCTCCAGGCTTGGGCCATGGTCTATTCGTCAGATGAATCAGGCATAGTGGATAGAGATCTTACCGTGGTGTGCTCGGCATGACTAGATGGAGATGCAGAGTTAAGAGGGCTCTGATATGCCAGATAAAGCCTCCAGTCCTGGCCTCGACTTGCAAAGAACCACACAAGGGGGCCAGAAGACCATCTAGTCTTCTGCTCCGTCGCAAGGATCAGGCTCTTCTGCGTATTGAGGTAAGTATAGATAGGGAAGGATGTCTGCAAACAGATCGAGGCCCAGTCGTCCGCGGCATTTCCAGCCTttgcctccaccaccagaaaagggaaaagcagAGGCTCCCCGCCGACGCCCGCATGCGGTTGTCTGGCCAGTTTGTCCTCGACATATTCGCCCTCGGCAAGGCTTGCCAAGAGCAAGTTCTCAAAGTTGCGAGTCTGCCGGAGACCATAGATGCGATCTGGTCGTTGTTCTTGGGGGAGCTTTTGTGCTAGGTCCGGTGGGTGCTCAACCGCGTCGTCAGCCCGATCTATAAAGAGGCGATTCAACCCGACTCTTTCATCTCTGTGCAAATATAAGTACGCTCTAAAGTAACAGCGAGCTCAAGCTTACTCATCCTCCGGTCGACTATTTCGAGGACAGCGACACCGATCGCGGGTCTGCTGCCGCGCCCTGAGTCGCTCGGCTGCGCGGTCCTCCGTATCCAACACTGCTTCGACTTCCGAGCGCCAGACCCGCCGGCGGCAGTTCTTGCTGTGGATAGTGAGCCCATGATGGTCTGTTTTATTGCAAAGACATACCACGCAACTTCCGAGGTCAACCGACTGAATACAAGAGGCTCACAAGCGAGCCTCCAGGTGGGTTCATTTCGAGCGATACAATCGTGAGCTTTCTCTGCCAGCTTTCTTGCCTGGGACTTggcctctttcttccaaggCTCTTGTTCGCTATCTTCGCATGCATATGATTGATATGAGATTTCTTTGATCCTGTCGATGGATTCAAAGACCTTGGCGTGTTTAGCTGGACGATGGCATTGTTTCAAGTCTTCGACAAAGACAATGTTATGTTCCTTTCGGCGTCTCTCGAACAGTACCTGGTTGTTCTTGGATGGCGCCATCTCTGATGGTTGTCAAATCTGCTCGACGAAGCCCAGGTCAAGTGCGGGGCCAGATATATAAGGCCATCTGGTGTGGCTTAGCCTGCAACTAGACTGCGCCGCACAGGCATCAAGCTATCCAGGCACCAAGATTGCAGGACCAATTCCGAGCCAATCATTCTTGGGCAGCCCATCAAGCCGTAAGGCTTGCTTGTCTTTTTAAATCCACATGTGTTTGATCTTGACGCTAATTAGAGAACCCTAGGTTCAGGTTGATTTCATCTTCGATTAAAATAACAACGAACTTGCGCCTATCACTGGGAAGGAATGACACGATCGCGATTCTCCAGGTAGGAAAGAACAAGCAGCTGCCTTTCCCGGTGTTCTTCCAGGGGATGATGCCGAGTTGTTCGGGGAGCATGCGGACTGGTGGAATTTTCAGCTTTGGCCGTTGGCGCCGCTGGAAGGtggggttggatttgagTTGAGTTTCTggttattttatataaaatattgTTCGTCTCCCATATGCCCGCACTGCGCAGAGGTGGTTCGGTGCTTAGCAAGGGTAGTCACGTTCATAGCTCTTGTCTCTATAGGTCCAACTCCTAGATCCTCATATCACCTTTCAGGCGTACAGTGTAGACCCAACCCAATCACGAGATGACTTGGGCACGCGCCCCCCCAAATGCACGCCCTGGTTATCCACAATCCCCAAGGCGCCCTTTAATGCCTCAAACGAGTGAATCTGCAGCGTCTGCTCAGAAACGCAGACCTGCACCGCCTCGCCCGCCTCAAACTCCACGCTCATCGCAAAGATCCcgatctccagcttcacgACCTCCCCCTCGCGCACAGGCTGCACAGTCGCATGCGGGTGGAACGGATAGTTCGAGTGCCTGGAGCGCCGGTCGTCGATCTCGCGGTGCGAGGCGCGCAGCATGCCAACGGGCCCCATGTACAGAAGGATGTCGGTGGCGTTTTCCGGCGGGATGGAGGACCAGAGGACATTGAGGCCGAGCATGGCGGTCCCTGCTGTGTCGAGCTTGCGGATCACGACATAGATGTCGAGGTCTCGGTGCGCGGCGCAGGGCATGTAGAGGGTGGCCTTGGGGAACTTGAGACCGTTGAGTATCTTGCCGAAGGGGCTCCAGGAGAAGATAGCGGGCACTTTTTTATTGCTCTGTTTATATCAGCTAGATTAAATGCTACTTGAAAACATAGAGTGACTTTCAAGCAAGGCaattattaagtaagaaGCCACCTGAGTGATGGTACCTGCGATGGAACCACACATGGATTAAGACTGCGCCGCAGGGGCAATGGGGTTGGTACCAGGGCATTGTAGGCTGTTTAGAAAGCACTGTATTCGGCCTCTGGTTAGAGCAAATGAGGTGTTGCATTAgtatagtagtatagtagtatatGGAGTAAGTAACCTGGAGTTGTAGATATCAGATTATTAGCTAGCAGAATAGACAATACTTGGTTATTCTACCACTACTACTAGAGATGAGGCCGTCCCGCCATGCCATTCAGCTAGCATGCAGGGACTTGTTCTATACCAACCTCCGTGTCTAAAAAGACAGCTTCATCCGCTCAGCCTATGCTGAGGCTATATACACAGATCACGACCAGTTCCTACTTGGACCTTAATtcccccagcaacaacagtaTACCAtgatatcctcttcctcagtcccCCACAAACCGTGGATCAGCCCCGCCAGCCCTAAGCTACTAAGCAAGCCCTTACATCTCAGCATCAAGCACGCAGCATGATATAAAGACACCCTACTCTACTGTATCAGCCGCGCGAACAGAGACAACATTGGTAAGGTCTCTACTAAGTCTGTCCTCAAGGCAGTGGCGCGCGGCTTCAAGATCACGGAACACAGCTGCAACAATCATCCTTATTCCAACACAGCAGGTACCAGCGAGCGCGTCTGGAATCTTGATATACATTACTGGCTGCGGGATCGGTATTTAAAGCCCCTGGATATAGTAGATCTACCGGGGTATCTTACAGTACAGGATGACGCGCAGTAGGCGTTATTTATCACAGGCCAGATAGAGCATTCATATAGCTGTTTAATTATGCGGTGTCTGGGCTGCGCGAGGGATGCTCTTTTAACTAGTATTACTCAGGGGGAAATAGATGGTGTACTGTTGATAGGTTACCTGTAGATAGATAGAATTGTACTTTGATTTAGCTAGATTATAAGAAGAGAAAACTTCTAATATATGACTATCCTATTTTACTTGTCTTGTTTCAGTGGTTATACAACACAGAAATACTGAGCTTTGTAAAAAGGGTTACTCATGCAGGCATACAGCCTGAAAATCTAACCCtgttattataattattaccCGAAGATAAGATTTTGTTGTTTATTCCCCTTATTCACAATACTTgtttaaaaaagaaaaagaaaaagaaaaagaaaaaaagaagcagTAGGGGTCCTGGGAGCCCATCATccagctatatatatagcccTGTGTGCAAGATATTTAGTAgaattaattttattaggAGACTCGAGTGCACGTGTGGAAGAAAGAGACAGCGCTAGTATGATAGTCTTGTAATTAAGCTTTccttatatttcttaaagcTTGcaactggctggctgaggcAAGTGCCGCCTGTGAGGGATATTAGCTCTATTCCTGGACAATTTCCTGTGTCTCACTACAAAGATCcaaatttatttaaagatCTGCGTCACGTGATGCCGAGCTTACTCTGCTGAAAGCAGGTAGAAGTGGCAAGACTCCATGCTATCCTTGAAAGCTATACTACAAAGGGTAGTGGATGCCTGTCAACGGCAGGCGGATGGTGCAATGGGGGCCGTTTCTAGCGCCCCGCTAACCATGTCATCATATACCTGGTActgtataataatatctttaagatctttaataagaatatagtACTTATATTATACCTAGACCtaactttatttaatttatagatagatatcTTAAGCTTGCTCTATACagaattaagatatatatagtaattaatatctattcttattatattttctGGATCTATATTAGAATTATCTCTTATACAGTAGtcagtatattttattagtttcTAGAGACTATTCAggttattaaataatagtcttatattatataattagactaagaaataaaaatagtccTACTA
This sequence is a window from Aspergillus puulaauensis MK2 DNA, chromosome 6, nearly complete sequence. Protein-coding genes within it:
- a CDS encoding LysM peptidoglycan-binding domain-containing protein (COG:S;~EggNog:ENOG410PVRH;~InterPro:IPR018392,IPR036779;~SECRETED:SignalP(1-19)); this encodes MISLNLTTLALCLVLPALATSHVRRDDCAGFATGASLGDTCESFADNWHISLDTLKELNPGLDCDDFDDQGLYCINEGDEASSSSVTSASTSTSTSASASTSTAASTSASNATSTTGATSTPTSDEEDAEPTNGAQMQAPGFFGVAVGSLLWLLVA
- a CDS encoding uncharacterized protein (COG:S;~EggNog:ENOG410PSIC); amino-acid sequence: MAPSKNNQVLFERRRKEHNIVFVEDLKQCHRPAKHAKVFESIDRIKEISYQSYACEDSEQEPWKKEAKSQARKLAEKAHDCIARNEPTWRLACEPLVFSRLTSEVACKNCRRRVWRSEVEAVLDTEDRAAERLRARQQTRDRCRCPRNSRPEDEDERVGLNRLFIDRADDAVEHPPDLAQKLPQEQRPDRIYGLRQTRNFENLLLASLAEGEYVEDKLARQPHAGVGGEPLLFPFLVVEAKAGNAADDWASICLQTSFPIYTYLNTQKSLILATEQKTRWSSGPLVWFFASRGQDWRLYLAYQSPLNSASPSSHAEHTTTMAQAWRGCITNRDDAIQLFLIVDFLADWARDVYRPAVLTELRILQFPDEEVATVFTDTDIFSTGDMSLSFETHSDFQYEDNFNSSFRDLDSQLGAVRHISGIESRFLSIIITADNVHTLLRSVKGSTRAGFIRKLLEALHLRDASAKVPNIDRIDAIEEAWTGHSRLSRILSMRGTKLYTAHQTVYYLSPSWGQVRDLSLIAVAEDALEVLIKESGLKAGRGKASEPLHAKENMDIVDRIAPLKDAPARHNLLACITRRVGSIDSSCLFKKSQPIIWELVSSTYKVHKGGDLEPELPFLKVSKCLDTQTERQGYKGPLLVDDALHVSDQGAVLIHGGRCPQALAMSRRNPAKICVYIVRDGQPAPEKAELAHIVKTTFENYDVYHTTRDPGTLRPRAEQMYRRAPRWNLERSYGLFYDTGVKLESFSQWSNFLIGGFPVRQGSPRGPTDTGQIMFRREYFPWHDPGQKRGGVPYEKARHEFVREYITGEAQEWTAIARQKRRQGITCCIYCAKNMAFAPDCDPSHNTSSNETDQRQRDQLPEVCNTCTEALDPLKSFQVSQKTVAATIKRVLMEQASKISRNRLENSKIQAPRPDRTAQKQQSDARPTWHSQVNVDEFTEFYSIEDIEARAERRMERERLHEESSQKYKWDVEALEDKYKEPDPEDDSLNALEDRTRRVFGRKDLHKKHSERYKRDLEAIDRRSSKLRRME
- a CDS encoding uncharacterized protein (COG:S;~EggNog:ENOG410PK74;~InterPro:IPR008979,IPR013736;~PFAM:PF08530;~go_function: GO:0008239 - dipeptidyl-peptidase activity [Evidence IEA]) produces the protein MCGSIAGTITQSNKKVPAIFSWSPFGKILNGLKFPKATLYMPCAAHRDLDIYVVIRKLDTAGTAMLGLNVLWSSIPPENATDILLYMGPVGMLRASHREIDDRRSRHSNYPFHPHATVQPVREGEVVKLEIGIFAMSVEFEAGEAVQVCVSEQTLQIHSFEALKGALGIVDNQGVHLGGRVPKSSRDWVGSTLYA